One genomic window of Kaistia geumhonensis includes the following:
- a CDS encoding DUF4432 family protein, with translation MSKSLPHRLPQIASADADIAAKSPDLRALGEIRLLSLEDGPGRGQRLLVARNAAGIGFEIAVDRGFDLSALSLGQVQLGWHSQNQMRYPAQLPSSEDGYGFLRNFDGFLVTCGLSYYGPPRRAAGDTTVSPHRPQRDFPQHGEIAAMPARLVGYGLDAEAGLIFAEGVVRQSGVFGDVLELHRRIELGLYDRTLAIADRVVNCGFNPAPHALLYHCNFGYPLLDATSELTGAFGDFARRFAELPPRPRPETREIVDHLTLPPDERGDLVVGIRNPAIGIGVELAYRQAQLPSLLVWRSYQSGVFALGIEPGTALPRIENGELLTETLEPRGSRDYAMAITVAAED, from the coding sequence CCGACGCCGACATCGCCGCGAAGTCTCCCGACCTCCGCGCGCTCGGCGAAATCCGCCTCCTCAGCCTCGAAGATGGGCCCGGACGCGGGCAGCGGCTCCTCGTCGCCCGCAACGCGGCGGGGATCGGCTTCGAGATCGCGGTCGACCGAGGCTTCGACCTCTCTGCGCTCAGCCTCGGCCAGGTGCAGCTCGGCTGGCATTCCCAAAACCAGATGCGCTATCCCGCGCAACTGCCGTCGAGCGAGGACGGTTACGGTTTCCTGCGCAATTTCGACGGCTTCCTGGTCACCTGCGGGCTCTCCTACTACGGGCCGCCGCGTCGCGCCGCGGGCGACACGACCGTCAGCCCGCATCGCCCGCAGCGCGACTTTCCGCAGCATGGCGAGATCGCAGCCATGCCGGCCCGCCTCGTCGGCTACGGCCTTGATGCCGAGGCGGGCCTGATCTTCGCCGAGGGCGTCGTCCGCCAGTCGGGCGTCTTCGGCGACGTGCTCGAACTGCATCGGCGGATCGAGCTCGGGCTCTATGACCGGACGCTCGCGATCGCCGATCGCGTGGTGAATTGCGGCTTCAACCCTGCGCCGCATGCGCTGCTCTATCACTGCAATTTCGGTTATCCGCTCCTCGATGCGACGAGCGAGCTGACCGGCGCGTTCGGCGATTTCGCCCGCCGCTTCGCCGAGCTGCCGCCGCGGCCGCGGCCGGAAACGCGCGAGATCGTCGATCATCTCACTCTGCCGCCGGACGAGCGGGGCGACCTCGTCGTCGGCATTCGCAATCCGGCGATCGGCATCGGCGTCGAACTGGCCTACCGGCAGGCGCAGCTTCCCTCGCTGCTTGTCTGGCGCTCCTACCAGTCCGGCGTCTTCGCGCTCGGGATCGAGCCGGGGACCGCCTTGCCGCGAATCGAGAATGGCGAACTTCTCACCGAGACCCTCGAGCCGCGCGGCAGCCGCGACTATGCGATGGCGATCACGGTGGCAGCCGAGGATTGA
- a CDS encoding phosphate acetyltransferase: MGDADAALRHAKYDRLIAAAQALPRLRVAVAHPCDAVALGAAVEAAALGLMEPILVAPPAKLASTAAAIGADLSAFRRVEAAHSHDAAEKAVALVRSGEADALMKGSLHTDELMGAVVARETGLRTGRRISHCFVMDVPNHSDPLIITDAAVNIAPTLEEKRHIVQNAIDLAAALKFGEARVAILSAMETVNPDVPSTIDAAALCKMADRGQITGGVVDGPLALDNAIDLGSAAIKEIRSPVAGRANILVVPDLEAGNMLAKGLTFLAGADAAGIVLGARVPIILTSRADSAEARLASAAVAALLADYQRSSLAAALKT, translated from the coding sequence ATGGGTGACGCCGACGCGGCCCTACGCCATGCGAAATATGACCGGTTGATCGCGGCCGCACAGGCCCTGCCGCGCCTCCGCGTCGCCGTTGCCCATCCCTGCGATGCCGTCGCTCTCGGCGCGGCGGTCGAGGCCGCCGCGCTGGGGCTGATGGAGCCGATCCTCGTCGCGCCTCCGGCCAAGCTGGCTTCGACGGCCGCCGCCATCGGCGCCGATCTTTCCGCCTTCCGCCGCGTCGAGGCTGCCCACAGCCATGACGCGGCGGAAAAGGCCGTCGCGCTGGTGCGCAGCGGCGAGGCCGACGCCCTCATGAAGGGCAGCCTGCACACGGACGAGCTGATGGGCGCCGTCGTCGCGCGCGAGACCGGGCTGCGTACCGGCCGGCGCATCAGCCACTGCTTCGTGATGGACGTTCCCAACCATTCCGATCCGCTGATCATCACGGACGCGGCGGTGAACATTGCCCCGACGCTCGAAGAGAAGCGCCACATCGTCCAGAACGCCATCGACCTCGCGGCGGCTTTGAAGTTCGGGGAAGCGCGGGTGGCGATCCTGTCGGCGATGGAGACGGTCAATCCCGACGTGCCATCCACCATCGACGCCGCGGCGCTGTGCAAGATGGCCGATCGCGGCCAGATCACGGGCGGTGTCGTCGACGGACCGCTCGCGCTCGACAACGCAATCGATCTCGGCTCGGCCGCCATCAAGGAAATCCGCTCTCCGGTCGCGGGCCGGGCCAATATTCTGGTGGTGCCAGATCTCGAGGCCGGCAACATGCTGGCGAAGGGCCTCACATTTCTGGCGGGCGCCGATGCGGCCGGCATCGTGCTCGGCGCGCGCGTGCCGATCATCCTGACGAGCCGCGCCGACAGCGCCGAGGCTCGCCTTGCCTCTGCGGCCGTCGCGGCCCTGCTCGCGGATTACCAGCGCTCGTCGCTCGCCGCGGCGTTGAAGACTTGA
- a CDS encoding aldo/keto reductase has protein sequence MDYRLLGRSGLKVSTLSFGTATFGGVGGLAKWGATDTAEARRLLDICVDAGINLIDTSNAYSNGRSEEILGEVIKGRSDDLIIATKVRFRMGDGPNGEGLSRRHIVSQAEASLKRLQVETIDLYQLHEWDGQTPLEETMEALDTLVRSGKVRYVGASNFSGWQLMKAMEIARANRFVPLVSQQIYYSLESRDAEYELIPVTLDQGLGVLVWSPLAGGLLSGKYRRGKTPEEGGRHLNDWHEPPLADENRLYDTIEVLVEIAEGSGSSPAEVALAWLLGRPGVTSVIIGARNEHQLTRNLGAAALKLTDEERARLDAVSLQRLIYPYWHQLASAADRLGPPELSLISSYMKR, from the coding sequence ATGGACTATCGGCTTCTCGGTCGCTCGGGCCTCAAGGTCTCGACGCTTTCCTTCGGCACCGCGACCTTCGGCGGCGTCGGCGGGCTCGCCAAATGGGGCGCAACGGACACGGCCGAGGCGCGCCGGCTGCTCGATATCTGCGTCGATGCCGGCATCAACCTGATCGACACGTCGAACGCCTATTCCAACGGCCGCTCGGAGGAGATTCTCGGCGAGGTCATCAAGGGGCGCAGCGACGACCTGATCATCGCGACCAAGGTGCGCTTCCGCATGGGCGACGGACCGAACGGCGAAGGCCTGTCGCGCCGTCACATCGTCAGCCAGGCCGAGGCGAGCCTGAAGCGGCTGCAGGTCGAAACGATCGATCTCTATCAGTTGCATGAATGGGACGGGCAGACGCCGCTCGAGGAGACGATGGAAGCGCTCGATACGCTCGTGCGCTCCGGCAAGGTCCGTTATGTCGGCGCGTCCAACTTCTCCGGATGGCAGCTCATGAAGGCCATGGAGATCGCCCGCGCCAACCGCTTCGTGCCGCTCGTCAGCCAGCAGATCTACTATTCGCTTGAGTCGCGCGATGCCGAGTATGAACTGATCCCGGTGACGCTCGACCAGGGGCTGGGCGTGCTCGTCTGGAGCCCGCTCGCCGGCGGCCTTCTCTCGGGCAAGTATCGCCGCGGCAAGACGCCGGAGGAAGGCGGCCGTCACCTGAACGACTGGCACGAGCCGCCGCTCGCCGACGAAAACCGGCTCTACGACACGATCGAGGTGCTGGTCGAGATCGCGGAAGGCAGCGGGTCCTCGCCCGCGGAAGTCGCGCTCGCCTGGCTGCTTGGCCGGCCGGGCGTCACCTCGGTGATCATCGGCGCCCGGAACGAGCATCAGCTGACGCGCAATCTCGGCGCCGCCGCGCTGAAGCTGACCGACGAGGAGCGCGCCCGGCTCGATGCCGTCAGCCTGCAGCGGCTGATCTATCCCTACTGGCACCAGCTGGCGAGCGCTGCCGACCGGCTCGGTCCGCCGGAGCTCAGCCTGATCAGCTCCTACATGAAGCGCTGA